A stretch of Haloprofundus halophilus DNA encodes these proteins:
- the larE gene encoding ATP-dependent sacrificial sulfur transferase LarE yields the protein MDLEGKIDAVVDDLRERDGVVVAFSGGVDSSVVAALARDALGDDAVACTAKSETLPAEELDDAKRVAEEIGIRHELVSFSELDNPDFVANDGERCYHCRTMRLGKMYETARDLGIGTVCDGTNASDPGEGHRPGLRAVKELEVFSPLLAHDITKAEVREIADRYGLSVADKPSMACLSSRIPTGLEVTEERLTRVEKAEQLLRTWGFSQFRVRDHDGLARIEVAEEELERALDADFVRAARDHLSEVGFDHVTLDLHGYATGSVSPANDTYGKNDARDGEESEPVVADVFAQEYPVGEDD from the coding sequence ATGGACCTCGAAGGGAAGATAGACGCCGTCGTCGACGACCTCAGAGAGCGCGACGGCGTCGTCGTCGCGTTCTCCGGCGGCGTCGATTCGAGCGTCGTCGCCGCGCTCGCCCGGGACGCGCTCGGTGACGACGCGGTCGCCTGCACAGCCAAGAGCGAGACGCTACCGGCCGAGGAACTCGACGATGCGAAGCGCGTCGCCGAGGAGATCGGCATCCGGCACGAGCTCGTCTCCTTTTCGGAACTCGACAACCCCGACTTCGTCGCCAACGACGGCGAGCGGTGTTACCACTGCCGGACGATGCGCCTCGGCAAGATGTACGAGACGGCCCGCGACCTCGGAATCGGCACCGTCTGCGACGGAACGAACGCCTCCGACCCCGGCGAGGGACACCGACCCGGCCTCCGCGCGGTGAAGGAGTTGGAGGTGTTCTCGCCGCTTCTGGCCCACGACATCACGAAGGCGGAGGTCAGAGAGATCGCCGACCGCTACGGGCTTTCGGTCGCGGACAAACCGTCGATGGCCTGCCTCTCCTCGCGGATTCCGACCGGTCTCGAAGTGACCGAAGAACGGCTGACTCGCGTCGAGAAGGCCGAGCAACTGCTGCGAACGTGGGGGTTCTCGCAGTTCCGCGTCCGCGACCACGACGGCCTCGCGCGCATCGAAGTCGCCGAAGAAGAGTTGGAGCGGGCGCTCGACGCCGACTTCGTCCGCGCGGCCCGCGACCACCTCTCCGAGGTCGGCTTCGACCACGTGACGCTCGACCTCCACGGCTACGCCACCGGGAGCGTCAGTCCGGCGAACGACACGTACGGTAAGAACGACGCGAGAGACGGGGAGGAGAGCGAGCCGGTCGTCGCCGACGTGTTCGCGCAGGAGTACCCCGTCGGCGAGGACGACTGA
- a CDS encoding HAD-IIA family hydrolase, translated as MTYPNTAVILAAGIGSRLRPITLRKPKCSVSVDGTPILEYQLRAYAEVGLDETVVVAGYLSEKTRALAERVAADYEGFSVTVIENEVYANTDNMYSLSLVEPLLDGEPFFLSNGDVAFEREVVEQLADADADSAIACDTSLFSEEAMKVTADERDCISSISKEYTDSEAHAVSIDVYRFSGAFSAALFDEIERSVEQHGEYGGWTELAIDRLLKSGRFDVDPVDIAGARWVEIDNLDDLAEADRRFASLSPLGEKRAAFFDLDGTVYLGDELIAGAAEVVAELREAGVDVFFLSNNSSRWKPGYVEKLRSLGISATQESVILSTDGVIAYLESVGTDETYVVGTEAMRDALRERGFAVESDDPTHVVVGFDTELTYEKVRRATLAIHDGAEFLLAHPDAVCPTDEGPIPDCGSIGALVETAVGRPPAHVFGKPNAEMLLPTMEEYGYEPDDVVVVGDRLETELRMAERIGCESVCVLTGDADRADVEASDIVPSLVAPSIATLSEFL; from the coding sequence ATGACATATCCGAACACTGCAGTCATTCTCGCCGCGGGCATCGGATCTCGACTTCGGCCAATAACGCTCCGCAAACCGAAGTGCAGCGTCAGCGTCGACGGCACGCCGATTCTGGAGTATCAGCTCCGCGCGTACGCCGAGGTGGGTCTCGACGAAACCGTCGTCGTCGCCGGCTATCTGAGCGAGAAGACGCGGGCGTTGGCCGAACGCGTCGCCGCCGACTACGAGGGGTTCTCCGTCACCGTCATCGAGAACGAGGTGTACGCCAACACGGACAACATGTACTCGCTGTCGCTCGTCGAACCGCTCCTCGACGGCGAGCCGTTCTTCCTGAGCAACGGCGACGTGGCGTTCGAACGGGAGGTCGTCGAGCAGCTGGCCGACGCCGACGCCGACAGCGCCATCGCCTGCGACACGTCGCTGTTCTCCGAGGAGGCGATGAAGGTGACCGCCGACGAACGCGACTGCATTTCCAGCATCTCGAAGGAGTACACGGACTCGGAGGCACACGCCGTCTCCATCGACGTCTACCGGTTCTCGGGGGCGTTCTCGGCGGCGCTGTTCGACGAGATCGAACGGAGCGTCGAACAGCACGGCGAGTACGGCGGGTGGACCGAACTCGCCATCGACCGGCTGCTCAAAAGCGGCCGTTTCGACGTCGACCCGGTCGACATCGCCGGCGCGCGCTGGGTCGAGATAGACAACCTCGACGACCTCGCGGAGGCAGACCGGCGGTTCGCCTCGCTGAGCCCGCTCGGCGAGAAGCGGGCGGCGTTCTTCGACCTCGACGGCACCGTCTACCTCGGCGACGAACTCATCGCCGGCGCGGCCGAGGTGGTCGCCGAACTCCGGGAGGCGGGCGTCGACGTGTTCTTTCTCTCGAACAACTCCTCGCGGTGGAAACCCGGCTACGTCGAGAAACTCCGGAGTCTGGGCATCTCGGCGACGCAGGAGTCGGTCATCCTCTCGACCGACGGCGTCATCGCGTACCTCGAATCGGTCGGCACCGACGAGACGTACGTCGTCGGTACCGAGGCGATGCGCGACGCGCTCCGCGAACGCGGGTTCGCCGTCGAGTCCGACGACCCGACGCACGTCGTCGTCGGTTTCGACACCGAACTCACCTACGAGAAGGTCCGCCGCGCGACGCTCGCCATCCACGACGGGGCCGAGTTCCTGCTCGCGCATCCCGACGCGGTCTGTCCGACCGACGAGGGGCCGATTCCCGACTGCGGGTCCATCGGCGCGCTCGTGGAGACGGCCGTCGGTCGTCCACCGGCGCACGTCTTCGGGAAACCCAACGCGGAGATGCTCCTGCCCACGATGGAGGAGTACGGCTACGAACCCGACGATGTGGTCGTCGTCGGCGACCGGTTGGAAACCGAACTCCGGATGGCCGAGCGAATCGGCTGTGAGTCCGTCTGCGTGCTCACCGGCGACGCCGACCGCGCCGACGTCGAGGCCAGCGACATCGTCCCGTCGCTGGTCGCGCCGTCGATAGCGACGCTCTCGGAGTTTCTCTGA
- a CDS encoding CDP-glycerol glycerophosphotransferase family protein: MRDEELPPGEVTGGRDEPEANGSKTDERNRSERPDQSDHVREGNGTEGRTRGQRWLYYVSLFLETVAVAVVGAVTRRVGRDDSLWVFGARGGADFCENSKYLYLSVAADKPDVRPVWVTKNRAIVRELQRHGYEAYHAFSPRGVWLQLRAGTVFLTHNLKDVNRFVVGGSTLVMLWHGVPLKRISWDAELAERPRPVRALSRYLYDQYDLVSLTGSGARESFRTGFGLPDDRLVVTGYPRTDVFFESVPGATLCTDETELQRVQRLAEEHRVWLYMPTFRENPSARASEHVDFAALERVLAERDAYLVVKLHPKERLDADLSTFDHLLELPAGVDVYPLLPATDGLITDYSSVLFDYLLLDRPVIRYAYDLEAYRAGRGFYYDYEELAAGPTVRTFDDLLDALERSLDGDDDYAAERRAVRDRFFDDASGGYADAVYRVVSERRG, encoded by the coding sequence ATGCGAGACGAGGAGCTGCCGCCCGGCGAGGTCACGGGTGGACGCGACGAACCGGAGGCGAACGGCTCGAAGACGGACGAGCGGAACCGATCCGAGCGGCCGGACCAGTCGGACCACGTACGCGAGGGGAACGGCACGGAGGGGCGAACCCGCGGCCAACGGTGGCTCTACTACGTCTCGCTGTTCCTCGAGACCGTCGCCGTCGCCGTCGTCGGCGCGGTCACCCGACGGGTCGGCCGCGACGACTCGCTGTGGGTGTTCGGCGCGCGCGGCGGCGCCGACTTCTGCGAGAACAGCAAGTATCTCTACCTCTCGGTCGCCGCCGACAAACCCGACGTTCGGCCCGTCTGGGTGACGAAGAACCGAGCGATCGTCCGCGAACTCCAGCGACACGGCTACGAGGCGTACCACGCCTTCTCCCCGCGCGGCGTTTGGCTCCAACTCCGCGCGGGAACCGTCTTTCTGACGCACAACCTCAAGGACGTGAACCGCTTCGTCGTCGGCGGGTCGACGCTCGTGATGCTCTGGCACGGCGTCCCGCTGAAACGCATCTCGTGGGACGCCGAACTGGCCGAGCGCCCCCGACCGGTGCGAGCGCTCTCGCGCTACCTCTACGACCAGTACGACCTCGTCTCGCTCACCGGGTCGGGCGCGCGCGAGTCGTTCCGGACGGGGTTCGGCCTCCCGGACGACCGACTCGTCGTGACGGGCTATCCGCGGACCGACGTGTTCTTCGAGTCGGTGCCGGGGGCGACGCTCTGCACCGACGAGACGGAGCTGCAGCGGGTGCAGCGTCTCGCGGAGGAACACCGGGTGTGGCTCTACATGCCGACGTTCCGCGAGAACCCCTCGGCGCGGGCGTCCGAGCACGTCGACTTCGCGGCGCTCGAACGGGTGTTGGCCGAACGCGACGCCTATCTCGTCGTCAAACTCCACCCGAAGGAACGGCTGGACGCCGACCTCTCGACGTTCGACCACCTGCTCGAACTCCCCGCGGGCGTCGACGTCTACCCGCTGTTACCGGCGACGGACGGCCTGATCACGGACTACTCGTCGGTGTTGTTCGACTATCTGCTCCTCGACAGACCGGTGATACGCTACGCGTACGACCTGGAGGCGTACCGGGCCGGGCGGGGGTTCTACTACGACTACGAGGAGCTGGCGGCCGGGCCGACCGTCCGGACGTTCGACGACCTGCTCGACGCGCTGGAACGGAGCCTCGACGGTGACGACGACTACGCGGCCGAGCGCCGCGCCGTCCGCGACCGGTTCTTCGACGACGCCAGCGGTGGCTACGCCGACGCCGTGTACCGGGTGGTGAGCGAGCGACGTGGCTGA
- a CDS encoding glycerophosphodiester phosphodiesterase: MAQLAGQETTTGREADVSLIAHRGFAGVYPENTRAAFGRAVGVGGTTVSPQADVVELDVMPTATGEVVVFHDTDLGRLTNAPAALADQKVWETPYETLRKLDVLGTGESVPLLAEILELIPESVGVNVEFKNPGVDDVRYGSLDADELVERRAVWKPFVERTLSELTAHSHDVLLSSFHEGALAAVRELDDSVPIAAVFWDDIEAGFRTARRHDCEVLHVPWNMVHGTDLFNADYHAGPFDPIDLVELAHEEGRRVNAWTVESWYQADQLRRAGVDGIIADYPNLLQYGSSGGVTADSNAVNPSLRSPDAPPQ; the protein is encoded by the coding sequence ATGGCACAGCTAGCAGGGCAGGAAACGACGACCGGGAGGGAGGCGGACGTATCGCTCATCGCCCACCGCGGGTTCGCCGGCGTCTACCCGGAGAACACGCGGGCGGCGTTCGGTCGCGCCGTCGGCGTCGGCGGAACGACGGTGTCGCCGCAGGCCGACGTCGTCGAACTCGACGTGATGCCGACGGCGACGGGGGAAGTCGTCGTCTTCCACGACACCGACCTCGGGCGGCTGACGAACGCGCCGGCCGCGCTGGCTGACCAGAAAGTGTGGGAGACGCCGTACGAGACGCTTCGGAAACTCGACGTGCTCGGCACCGGCGAGTCGGTGCCGCTGCTCGCCGAGATACTCGAACTGATTCCCGAGTCCGTCGGCGTCAACGTCGAGTTCAAGAACCCCGGCGTCGACGACGTTCGGTACGGCTCGCTCGACGCCGACGAACTCGTGGAGCGGCGCGCGGTGTGGAAACCGTTCGTCGAACGCACGCTCTCGGAGTTGACCGCCCACTCCCACGACGTGCTGCTGTCGTCGTTCCACGAGGGGGCGCTCGCCGCCGTCCGGGAACTGGACGACTCGGTTCCTATCGCGGCGGTGTTCTGGGACGACATCGAAGCGGGCTTTCGGACCGCCAGACGACACGACTGCGAGGTGCTGCACGTCCCGTGGAACATGGTACACGGCACCGACCTGTTCAACGCCGACTACCACGCCGGCCCGTTCGACCCCATCGACCTCGTCGAACTCGCCCACGAGGAGGGGAGACGCGTCAACGCGTGGACCGTCGAGAGCTGGTATCAGGCCGACCAGCTCCGTCGGGCGGGCGTCGACGGCATCATCGCCGACTACCCGAACCTCCTCCAGTACGGGTCGTCCGGCGGCGTGACGGCCGACTCGAACGCGGTGAACCCGTCGCTTCGGTCCCCGGACGCGCCGCCGCAGTGA
- a CDS encoding sugar phosphate isomerase/epimerase family protein, with protein sequence MTDIRCGFVTQTHSGDVTASEAVEQADSFGFDFLELYMDGATERTRLDRESFAAAVSDAALDLLVHLPFVDLDLGTPRDGVRDAALDEHRACLDAAAEMGAEKAVLHASTRATYPEWDAETTHPRMLDAVRQLDEHGRDVGVEVCVENLPGVSFTVHEFDRVFEETDASMTFDTGHARVDGMDAEASAAFLDTHRDRVSHVHVNDARGPRDEHVPTGSGTTDFETILAPLLDDWTGTVSAEVYTFDADYLELSKRKLDEVLA encoded by the coding sequence ATGACCGACATCAGATGCGGATTCGTCACGCAGACGCACTCGGGCGACGTGACAGCGTCCGAGGCTGTCGAGCAGGCCGACTCGTTCGGCTTCGACTTTCTCGAACTGTACATGGACGGCGCGACGGAGCGAACTCGACTGGACCGCGAGTCGTTCGCCGCCGCCGTCTCCGACGCCGCTCTCGACCTGCTCGTCCACCTCCCGTTCGTCGACCTCGACCTCGGGACGCCGCGCGACGGAGTCCGGGACGCCGCGCTGGACGAACACCGCGCGTGTCTCGACGCCGCCGCGGAGATGGGCGCGGAGAAGGCCGTCCTCCACGCGAGCACGCGCGCGACGTACCCCGAGTGGGACGCCGAGACGACCCACCCGCGGATGCTCGACGCGGTACGACAGTTGGACGAACACGGCCGAGACGTCGGCGTCGAGGTGTGTGTCGAGAACCTCCCCGGCGTCTCGTTCACCGTCCACGAGTTCGACCGCGTGTTCGAGGAGACCGACGCCTCGATGACGTTCGACACGGGGCACGCCCGCGTCGACGGGATGGACGCCGAGGCGTCGGCGGCGTTCTTAGACACGCACCGCGACCGCGTCTCGCACGTCCACGTCAACGACGCCCGCGGCCCGAGAGACGAGCACGTCCCGACCGGCTCCGGAACCACGGATTTCGAGACGATTCTCGCGCCGCTTCTCGACGACTGGACGGGAACCGTCTCCGCGGAAGTGTACACGTTCGACGCCGACTATCTCGAACTCAGCAAGCGAAAACTGGACGAGGTACTCGCCTGA
- a CDS encoding MutS-related protein, translated as MEFEAIPGVGEKTAASLAELDDAESALRDGDVATLSRAPGITEGRAAAIARAAIRADHGDDGDFLATDRARELYRDVLGLLQERAVTEYAEKRLETLFPTASESRVEEVRTFVESALERDPDPAVLDALVDVEALRAPPNLRVRERCLATVDAERYAEAKAAFPELSVEIVEDTHGLAELARSYSTVVALDEAFAGVDVDGDVRVRPDAAEHPEEIVPERLLAFFAANRERLLAAVSVHETADLDPACSPADLRDALTRVDESGELVGDDELDRLTAAVDDLDAAVSTAESAANDHLRRAISEQDVTIQGQDFLSLVEQGARVDSLLSRELADEYDTAVETAREHLADALSLEEGEYDLAERVFGGDPTFPVGHNEEAVSRLRTELKAGRDRRAATLKADLADDLAALREPVETLVADALELDVELAVARFAADFDCVLPEFSGTGFEFEAGRSPLLDVSFDAVDPVDYGVSGVTLLSGVNSGGKTSTLDLVAVVVILGQMGLPVPAERARLERVSELHYYAKSQGTLDAGAFESTLRDFATLAHGASGRLVLVDELESITEPGASARIIAGILEALHEQGTTGVFVSHLADEIREAADFDVAVDGIEAVGLVDGELRVNRSPVKGHLARSTPELIVEKLAGEARDDAERANGSGDGAVSRRGFYARLLEKF; from the coding sequence ATGGAGTTCGAGGCCATCCCGGGAGTCGGCGAGAAGACCGCCGCCTCGCTCGCCGAACTCGACGACGCCGAGTCGGCGCTCAGAGACGGCGACGTGGCGACGCTCTCGCGCGCTCCCGGTATCACCGAGGGTCGAGCGGCGGCCATCGCCCGCGCGGCGATTCGAGCCGACCACGGCGACGACGGCGACTTTCTGGCGACCGACCGCGCCCGCGAACTCTACCGCGACGTCCTCGGGTTGCTGCAGGAGCGCGCGGTCACCGAGTACGCCGAGAAACGCCTGGAGACGCTGTTTCCGACCGCCTCCGAGTCCAGAGTCGAGGAAGTCAGAACGTTCGTCGAGTCGGCGCTCGAACGCGACCCCGACCCGGCGGTCCTCGACGCCCTCGTCGACGTAGAGGCGCTGCGCGCGCCGCCGAACCTCCGCGTCCGCGAGCGCTGTCTCGCGACGGTCGACGCCGAGCGCTACGCCGAGGCGAAAGCCGCGTTCCCGGAACTGTCGGTCGAAATCGTCGAAGATACTCACGGACTCGCCGAACTCGCGCGGTCGTACTCGACGGTCGTCGCCCTCGACGAGGCGTTCGCGGGCGTCGACGTCGACGGCGACGTGCGCGTCCGCCCCGACGCCGCCGAACACCCCGAGGAGATCGTCCCCGAGCGCCTCCTCGCCTTCTTCGCCGCAAACCGCGAACGACTGCTCGCGGCCGTCTCGGTCCACGAAACGGCCGACCTCGACCCGGCGTGCTCGCCGGCCGACCTCCGAGACGCACTGACGCGCGTCGACGAGAGCGGCGAACTCGTCGGTGACGACGAACTCGACCGGCTCACCGCCGCCGTCGACGACCTCGACGCGGCCGTCTCGACCGCCGAATCGGCCGCCAACGACCACCTCAGGAGGGCTATCAGCGAGCAGGACGTGACCATCCAGGGCCAGGACTTCCTCTCGCTGGTCGAACAGGGCGCGCGCGTCGACAGCCTCCTCTCGCGCGAACTCGCCGACGAGTACGACACCGCCGTCGAGACGGCCCGCGAACACCTCGCGGACGCGCTCTCGCTGGAGGAGGGCGAGTACGACCTCGCCGAACGCGTCTTCGGCGGCGACCCCACGTTCCCGGTCGGCCACAACGAGGAGGCCGTCTCGCGCCTGCGAACCGAACTGAAAGCCGGCCGCGACCGCCGCGCGGCGACGCTGAAAGCCGACCTCGCCGACGATTTGGCGGCGCTCAGAGAGCCTGTCGAGACGCTCGTCGCCGACGCGTTGGAACTCGACGTGGAGCTCGCCGTCGCCCGGTTCGCCGCCGACTTCGACTGCGTGCTCCCCGAGTTCTCGGGAACCGGATTCGAGTTCGAGGCCGGTCGGTCACCGCTCCTGGACGTCTCGTTCGACGCGGTCGACCCCGTCGACTACGGCGTCTCCGGCGTGACGCTCCTGTCGGGCGTCAACAGCGGCGGAAAGACGTCGACGCTCGACCTGGTCGCCGTCGTCGTCATCCTCGGACAGATGGGGCTCCCCGTCCCGGCCGAGCGCGCCCGCCTCGAACGCGTTTCGGAACTGCACTACTACGCGAAGAGTCAGGGGACCCTCGACGCGGGCGCGTTCGAGAGCACGCTCCGCGACTTCGCGACGCTCGCCCACGGAGCGTCCGGCCGCCTCGTCCTCGTCGACGAACTGGAGAGCATCACCGAACCCGGTGCGAGCGCCCGCATCATCGCTGGCATCCTGGAAGCGCTCCACGAACAGGGGACCACCGGCGTGTTCGTCTCGCACCTCGCCGACGAGATACGCGAAGCCGCCGACTTCGACGTCGCCGTCGACGGTATCGAAGCCGTCGGCCTCGTCGACGGCGAACTCCGGGTGAACCGCTCGCCCGTCAAAGGCCACCTCGCGCGCTCGACGCCCGAACTCATCGTCGAGAAGTTGGCCGGCGAGGCCCGAGACGACGCCGAGCGAGCAAACGGGAGCGGCGACGGGGCGGTCTCGCGCCGCGGGTTCTACGCGCGGTTGTTGGAGAAGTTCTGA
- a CDS encoding ORC1-type DNA replication protein — protein MADDPDGGMLSWDETVFRDEHVFEIDYVPETFQHRESQLQSLQYALRPAVRGARPLNTMVRGPPGTGKTTAVQKLFGELRGQTDVRTVRVNCQVDSTRYAVFSRLFESIFEYEPPSSGISFKKLFGQITDRLVEEDDVLVVTLDDVNYLFYENEASDTLYSLLRAHEAHSGARIGVIIISSDLSLDIMDELDTRVQSVFRPEEVYFPVYDIDEIVDILRERARIGFHDGVIGAPELDRVAELTAESGDLRVGIDLLRRAGLNAEMRASRTVTLEDVERAYDKSKYVHLSRSLRGLSDSERALVEVLAEHNGGQAGEVFEAFHADTGLGYTRYSEIINKLDQLGVIEADYASIEGRGRSRTLTLSYDPDAVLDRLD, from the coding sequence ATGGCTGACGACCCCGACGGGGGGATGCTCTCGTGGGACGAGACGGTGTTCAGAGACGAACACGTCTTCGAGATCGACTACGTCCCAGAGACGTTCCAACACCGTGAGAGCCAGCTGCAGAGCCTGCAGTACGCGCTCCGTCCGGCCGTTCGCGGTGCACGCCCGCTCAACACGATGGTCCGCGGCCCGCCGGGAACCGGCAAGACGACCGCCGTCCAGAAACTGTTCGGCGAGCTTCGCGGGCAGACGGACGTGCGCACGGTCCGGGTCAACTGTCAGGTCGACTCGACGCGCTACGCCGTCTTCTCCCGGCTCTTCGAGAGCATCTTCGAGTACGAACCCCCGTCGTCGGGAATCTCGTTCAAGAAGCTGTTCGGTCAGATCACCGACCGACTCGTCGAGGAGGACGACGTGCTCGTCGTCACGCTCGACGACGTGAACTACCTGTTCTACGAGAACGAGGCCTCTGACACGCTGTACTCGCTGCTCCGCGCTCACGAGGCGCACAGCGGCGCGCGCATCGGCGTCATCATCATCTCCTCGGACCTCTCGCTCGACATCATGGACGAACTGGACACGCGCGTCCAGAGCGTCTTCCGTCCCGAGGAGGTGTACTTTCCCGTTTACGACATCGACGAGATCGTCGACATCCTCCGCGAGCGCGCCCGAATCGGGTTCCACGACGGCGTCATCGGCGCGCCGGAACTCGACCGCGTCGCCGAACTCACCGCCGAGAGCGGCGACCTGCGCGTCGGCATCGATCTGCTCCGCAGAGCGGGACTCAACGCCGAGATGCGCGCCTCGCGGACGGTGACGCTCGAGGACGTCGAACGCGCCTACGACAAGTCGAAGTACGTTCACCTCTCCCGCAGCCTCCGCGGACTGTCGGACTCCGAACGCGCGCTCGTCGAGGTGCTCGCCGAACACAACGGCGGACAGGCCGGCGAGGTGTTCGAGGCGTTCCACGCCGACACCGGCCTCGGCTACACGCGCTACTCCGAGATCATCAACAAACTCGACCAACTCGGCGTCATCGAGGCCGACTACGCCAGCATCGAGGGTCGCGGTCGCTCGCGGACGCTGACGCTGTCGTACGACCCCGACGCGGTGCTGGACCGCCTCGACTGA
- the tatC gene encoding twin-arginine translocase subunit TatC yields the protein MSSALDEDTRQTLDAGRETAGAMLRSAQKDLQKVFIVFLIGFLGTFYALQLWVWEFLKNVTEAQMNAATAENVRFIAQTPFDVILLQGKISIVAGIIVALPIFIYFSRDALRERDMWPQSPVKPWKIVVIGLMAAVLFFAGLVYGYSLFFPLMFKFLANNAISVGFSPRYSIVKWAQFIFLLTLSFGFAAQMPLAITGLSYSGIVKYETFRDKWRHAVVLIFVFGAFFSPPDPFTQIMWAVPLLVLYGASLYLAKVVVTAKRGSQQINLGRTVRTQWNVVLGFIALFAGSVYAFYAYGGVGQVNRGLAWLGSSYRVVPVANQLPYGAETTVLVYSAAAGVVGLLLGLFYGIYRDIEATAGSQVGGQTGDPAAIDLTELDAAGVRAAPPEAFAGLTEEEAMGYAGAAIDDGDNAKAQAILDRFDEAEESRDDESESEGQTSVPGVDDDVGDRASRASGTLLEGLTDGERDEDDIGGYYKDLAFIVDSLRSRSFVLIGWFMLVLAGTFAWLYSGGIGDIYEGFLSQMPAAFDIEQVNVITLHPVEALIFEVKFSTLVAVIATLPLLAYFAWPALRERNFVRGHRGVIFGWAGVLLVGLLGGLYLGYIYVAPAVISYLAADALAANVVISYQITDFFWLIFFTTAGIGILADIPVLMVLLNTIGISYRRMRGRWREVTVAILTIAALFTPADVITMFMVTIPLMVAYGVGIGVLFVLTLGGRRDLAPAPGTTDA from the coding sequence ATGTCCAGCGCGCTCGACGAGGATACCCGCCAGACGCTCGACGCGGGGCGGGAGACGGCCGGCGCGATGTTGCGCTCGGCCCAGAAAGACCTCCAGAAGGTCTTCATCGTCTTTCTTATCGGGTTTCTCGGGACGTTCTACGCGCTCCAGCTGTGGGTCTGGGAGTTTCTGAAGAACGTCACCGAAGCGCAGATGAACGCGGCGACGGCCGAGAACGTCCGTTTCATCGCGCAGACGCCGTTCGACGTCATCCTCCTCCAGGGAAAGATAAGCATCGTCGCCGGCATCATCGTCGCGTTACCCATCTTCATCTACTTCTCCCGCGACGCGCTCAGAGAGCGCGATATGTGGCCGCAGTCGCCGGTGAAGCCGTGGAAAATCGTCGTCATCGGTCTCATGGCGGCGGTACTGTTCTTCGCCGGCTTGGTGTACGGCTACTCGCTGTTCTTCCCGCTGATGTTCAAGTTCCTGGCGAACAACGCCATCTCCGTCGGCTTCTCGCCGCGGTACTCCATCGTGAAGTGGGCGCAGTTCATCTTCCTGCTCACGCTCTCGTTCGGCTTCGCCGCGCAGATGCCGCTGGCCATCACGGGACTCTCGTACAGCGGTATCGTCAAGTACGAGACGTTCCGCGACAAGTGGCGCCACGCCGTCGTCCTCATCTTCGTCTTCGGCGCGTTCTTCTCGCCGCCGGACCCCTTCACCCAGATCATGTGGGCGGTGCCGCTCCTGGTGCTCTACGGGGCGAGCCTCTACCTCGCGAAGGTCGTCGTCACCGCCAAGCGGGGCAGCCAGCAGATAAACCTCGGGCGGACCGTCCGCACCCAGTGGAACGTCGTCCTCGGGTTCATCGCGCTGTTCGCCGGGTCGGTGTACGCCTTCTACGCCTACGGCGGCGTCGGACAGGTGAACCGGGGCCTCGCGTGGCTCGGCAGCAGTTATCGAGTGGTGCCGGTCGCGAATCAACTCCCGTACGGAGCGGAGACGACCGTTCTCGTCTACTCGGCCGCCGCGGGCGTCGTCGGCCTGCTGCTCGGCCTGTTCTACGGCATCTACCGCGACATCGAAGCGACCGCCGGTTCGCAGGTCGGCGGGCAGACGGGCGACCCCGCGGCCATCGACCTCACCGAACTCGACGCGGCGGGCGTCCGCGCCGCACCGCCGGAAGCGTTCGCCGGCCTCACCGAAGAAGAGGCGATGGGCTACGCCGGCGCCGCCATCGACGACGGCGACAACGCGAAGGCGCAGGCCATCCTCGACCGCTTCGACGAGGCCGAGGAGAGCCGCGACGACGAGTCGGAGTCCGAGGGTCAAACGAGCGTCCCCGGCGTCGACGACGACGTCGGCGACAGGGCCTCCAGGGCCAGCGGGACGCTGCTGGAGGGGCTCACCGACGGCGAACGCGACGAGGACGACATCGGCGGCTACTACAAGGACCTCGCGTTCATCGTCGACAGCCTCCGCTCGCGGTCGTTCGTCCTCATCGGCTGGTTCATGCTCGTCCTCGCCGGAACGTTCGCGTGGCTGTACAGCGGCGGTATCGGCGACATCTACGAGGGTTTCCTCTCGCAGATGCCCGCCGCGTTCGACATCGAACAGGTGAACGTCATCACGCTGCACCCCGTCGAGGCGCTCATCTTCGAGGTGAAGTTCTCGACGCTCGTCGCCGTCATCGCCACGCTGCCGCTCCTAGCGTACTTCGCGTGGCCCGCCCTCCGCGAACGGAACTTCGTCCGCGGCCACCGCGGCGTCATCTTCGGGTGGGCCGGCGTGCTGCTCGTGGGCCTGCTCGGCGGCCTCTACCTCGGCTACATCTACGTCGCCCCGGCGGTCATCTCGTATCTGGCCGCCGACGCGCTGGCGGCGAACGTCGTCATCAGCTACCAGATCACGGACTTCTTCTGGCTCATCTTCTTCACCACCGCCGGCATCGGCATCCTCGCCGACATCCCCGTACTGATGGTGCTTCTCAACACCATCGGCATCTCCTACCGCCGGATGCGCGGGCGCTGGCGGGAGGTCACGGTGGCGATTCTCACCATCGCGGCGCTGTTCACCCCCGCGGACGTCATCACGATGTTCATGGTGACGATTCCGCTGATGGTCGCCTACGGCGTCGGCATCGGCGTCCTGTTCGTGCTGACGCTCGGCGGGCGGCGCGACCTCGCACCCGCGCCCGGGACGACCGACGCCTGA